From a single Triplophysa rosa linkage group LG1, Trosa_1v2, whole genome shotgun sequence genomic region:
- the LOC130558934 gene encoding synaptopodin-2 — MGTGDYVCVTLRGGAPWGFRLRQSAQEQQHPLQVFEIEDDSRAALVGLCENDELLSVNGKSCSNLSLSEAIDLIEASADCLQLLVKRCCSQPSKSLKSVSTTLRIPSPSRPHDPQELYIFESQDEAYYGETDSDAECPGGTQLVRTQVQIPTSRSKGRNSYAQRGGNTRIEVTPGSVVELQLSLSKTTLEEPPCTSLGSASGFVGGVHHKTTNENFTTFTPGFPLYIPRQDRQPLGQRGVLVSKTPTFQKQLEVTVQQLCGSEKEGADASDRLDSPGEEGGHTEEVPTSSVSFGLPSEEWDSESEREVNQPNKHRARHARLRRSESLSEKQVKEAKSKCKRIALLLTAPAPNLNNKGVLMFKKHRQRAKKYTLVSYGTGEDEPDFEDDSEDDDKEAHAVEITILATGETEVDEDFFTNASGQKRIVNFDWDTGLLEIERNLDSQQDMEALPETKGKGALMFAQRKQRMDEIVAEHEELRRKGIPVDGLQVPDPHQMYQHTDEPTYMQAQETQNYMDVNLHHSMSTQKQQEQQYQQYQEQYYQQQPQQYQDYQQQLQYQQQYQQQQDYQQQKMYQQLQSYNQQQHLQQQQVQQYSHHMNGMFDQQMNEMQVSVANRSAKPFSVQNRVAAPFSPSTSADNQEQSGYTLGQGEQIASRDERISVPAIKTGILQDTRRRTANKPMFTFKESPKVSPNPELLHLLNKGNRKAGFETCPEEDYLSLGAEACNFLQSPKVKQKTPPPVAPKPHINPSCPPWSAQPESTDQPIQQHTENIVSAPAEAPATDADVTPAPVPEMAAPTMSEDPKLAPESQEDSHGMKQLTSGNAWKQPESPMEPTQQTETWSEKQRQQQVSSSHHVPPPPGQSDMSVRSWDPALTQGHQQPPASAWGPNEVQLQVQSQKQSHAHSQWMTQSQRSSDVQLQAPAATQSQPSWVTQTQTPPQTKHQPPPQTQPQSQINSWAPGPNQSTPQPPWSQAHESAHPSLSVWQQNQDHVQPSWAQQQQIQESQPSWASAPQQQQQHSWVSQAKPQLPTQPPANAWTQPQSPVQAPWSQQTQAPTQPTALMQPSTNHWDPMASQSQAQPQWAQEPASKQHPQQIMSTWTPGQSQIQPPWGQTSPQPQVQPPWAQKPQQQASQPHVSQWTPPQSQSQPAVNAWTSQHQQSSISMAQTETQKLPSQPIKPWSPPQNTQPTPPRRMNSYTSGAKVSSPTPQSSIMSLSGFGSAFEMPALRGKGAELFAKRQSRMEKYVVDSTTVQSNKARPSSPSPSLSNSWKYSPNCRAPPPLAYNPIHSPSYPPGAIKQPPSSSPSIKNKNKSKEKDKPATKPLHAIDVMKHQPYQLISSLFTYGPAAEKLAAEKGAAEKLAAQNAAEAQAQAQIQTQALGPPNQNQQITYNQGPPPYGFMPQHAQQPYGIADQSPPMHDGPYHQVPPSTYQPVLNNYQQQQHQVPYQQEYNPQQAYQQLHLSPYQQAPSPPYQQPSPPSYQTGPNPVYPAGPALSCQPALSSYTVPTVPTFPVAARADSVTGGSIAVAPKPKFSAKKSAAQVWKPSTAENAEK; from the exons ATGGGCACTGGAGATTATGTGTGCGTAACGCTGCGCGGTGGCGCGCCATGGGGCTTCAGACTGCGCCAGAGCGCACAAGAACAGCAACATCCTCTTCAGGTGTTCGAG ATAGAGGATGACAGCCGTGCGGCTCTGGTGGGATTGTGTGAGAATGATGAGTTGCTGTCAGTAAATGGCAAGTCTTGCTCTAACCTCAGTCTGTCAGAGGCTATTGATCTCATTGAGGCCTCAGCTGACTGTCTACAGCTGCTTGTCAAAAG ATGCTGTAGTCAACCTTCAAAGAGTCTTAAATCAGTTAGTACCACTTTACGCATCCCATCCCCATCCAGGCCTCATGACCCACAGGAACTGTACATCTTTGAATCCCAGGACGAAGCATATTATGGGGAAACAGACAGTGATGCAGAGTGTCCGGGGGGGACTCAGCTGGTCCGGACTCAAGTTCAAATACCTACTTCTAGGAGTAAAGGTAGAAACAGCTATGCCCAGAGAGGAGGAAACACCAGGATAGAGGTGACCCCAGGATCTGTGGTCGAATTGCAACTGTCCCTCTCCAAGACCACCCTCGAAGAGCCACCGTGTACTTCACTGGGCAGTGCTAGTGGATTTGTGGGAGGCGTACATCATAAAACTACAAATGAGAACTTTACTACTTTTACTCCAGGATTCCCCCTTTATATACCCCGACAAGACCGGCAGCCTCTCGGGCAACGGGGCGTGTTGGTTAGCAAAACCCCAACTTTTCAGAAACAATTGGAGGTGACAGTACAACAGTTGTGTGGTTCTGAAAAGGAGGGGGCAGATGCCAGTGACCGGTTGGATTCTCCTGGAGAAGAAGGAGGGCACACTGAAGAAGTTCCCACCTCCTCTGTGTCCTTTGGACTTCCCTCAGAGGAGTGGGACTCCGAATCGGAGAGGGAGGTCAACCAGCCCAACAAGCACCGGGCAAGGCACGCCA GGCTCCGGCGTAGCGAAAGCCTTTCAGAGAAGCAGGTGAAGGAGGCCAAGTCTAAATGCAAACGTATCGCTCTCCTTCTAACTGCTCCTGCCCCCAACCTCAACAATAAAGGGGTGTTGATGTTCAAGAAGCATAGACAAAGGGCCAAGAAGTATACACTTGTAAGCTACGGTACTGGTGAGGACGAACCAGATTTTGAGGACGACAGTGAAGACGACGACAAGGAGGCGCACGCTGTTGAAATCACTATTCTAGCCACTGGTGAAACTGAAGTTGATGAGGATTTCTTCACCAATGCCTCGGGCCAGAAAAGGATTGTGAATTTTGACTGGGACACGGGATTACTTGAGATAGAGCGCAATCTTGACAGCCAGCAGGATATGGAAGCGCTACCTGAGACCAAGGGTAAAGGAGCCCTCATGTTTGCTCAGCGTAAACAACGCATGGATGAGATAGTAGCTGAGCATGAAGAATTAAGACGTAAAGGGATCCCCGTCGATGGGCTGCAGGTTCCAGACCCCCATCAAATGTATCAGCACACCGATGAGCCCACATACATGCAAGCACAAGAGACCCAGAATTACATGGATGTAAATCTGCATCACAGCATGTCAACTCAAAAGCAGCAGGAGCAGCAATACCAACAATATCAAGAACAATATTATCAACAGCAGCCGCAGCAGTATCAAGACTATCAACAGCAGCTGCAGTACCAGCAACAGTATCAGCAACAGCAAGATTACCagcaacaaaaaatgtatcagCAGTTGCAATCATATAATCAACAACAACACTTACAGCAGCAGCAAGTGCAACAGTATTCCCATCATATGAACGGCATGTTTGATCAGCAAATGAACGAAATGCAGGTATCAGTGGCAAACAGGAGTGCCAAGCCATTTTCAGTTCAAAATAGAGTGGCGGCTCCGTTTTCCCCCTCCACAAGTGCAGATAATCAAGAACAATCTGGGTATACATTGGGACAAGGGGAACAGATTGCTTCCCGTGATGAGCGTATATCTGTGCCTGCCATCAAGACTGGTATCTTGCAAGATACAAGGAGGAGAACTGCCAATAAGCCTATGTTCACTTTCAAAGAGTCTCCCAAGGTTTCACCCAATCCCGAGCTGTTGCATCTCCTTAACAAGGGTAACAGAAAAGCAGGTTTTGAAACTTGCCCAGAAGAAGATTATTTAAGTTTAGGAGCGGAAGCTTGCAACTTTCTTCAGTCTCcaaaggtaaaacaaaaaactcCACCACCGGTTGCTCCTAAACCTCACATAAACCCATCGTGTCCTCCATGGTCTGCTCAGCCAGAAAGTACTGATCAACCAATTCAACAGCATACTGAAAATATTGTCTCTGCACCTGCCGAAGCACCGGCGACTGATGCTGATGTTACTCCTGCCCCTGTTCCTGAAATGGCTGCCCCGACAATGTCTGAGGATCCTAAACTGGCACCTGAGTCCCAGGAGGATTCACATGGCATGAAACAACTTACGTCAGGTAATGCATGGAAGCAACCCGAATCTCCAATGGAACCAACCCAGCAAACAGAGACTTGGAGTGAGAAACAACGCCAGCAGCAAGTTAGTTCTTCTCATCATGTCCCACCACCCCCTGGGCAGTCAGATATGTCTGTGAGGTCATGGGATCCAGCTCTCACCCAGGGTCATCAACAGCCTCCTGCGAGTGCCTGGGGTCCAAATGAGGTCCAACTGCAAGTCCAATCTCAAAAGCAGTCTCATGCACACTCACAATGGATGACACAGTCTCAACGCTCTTCAGATGTTCAATTGCAAGCACCTGCTGCAACACAATCTCAGCCCTCTTGGGTAACACAGACTCAAACTCCACCCCAAACCAAACATCAGCCACCACCGCAAACGCAGCCACAGTCTCAAATTAATTCTTGGGCTCCAGGTCCAAATCAGTCAACACCACAACCCCCATGGTCCCAGGCACATGAGTCAGCACATCCTTCTCTCAGTGTCTGGCAACAAAATCAAGATCATGTACAGCCATCTTGGGCCCAACAACAGCAAATCCAAGAGTCTCAGCCATCTTGGGCGTCAGCCcctcagcaacaacaacaacattcttGGGTCTCTCAAGCCAAACCGCAATTGCCAACACAGCCACCTGCAAACGCATGGACCCAACCACAAAGTCCAGTTCAAGCACCATGGTCTCAACAGACTCAAGCACCAACCCAGCCCACAGCACTAATGCAGCCATCCACAAATCACTGGGATCCAATGGCATCCCAGTCCCAAGCACAGCCACAGTGGGCACAAGAACCAGCTTCTAAACAGCATCCGCAACAGATAATGAGCACTTGGACACCGGGGCAGAGTCAAATTCAGCCACCCTGGGGTCAGACATCACCTCAGCCTCAGGTGCAACCTCCATGGGCACAGAAACCTCAGCAGCAGGCATCACAGCCACATGTGAGCCAGTGGACCCCACCCCAATCTCAGTCTCAACCTGCTGTAAATGCTTGGACATCCCAACATCAGCAAAGTTCAATAAGCATGGCCCAAACTGAAACCCAGAAGTTGCCTTCCCAACCAATCAAGCCATGGAGTCCACCTCAGAACACCCAGCCCACTCCTCCACGCCGAATGAACTCATACACAAGTGGGGCGAAAGTATCATCTCCTACTCCACAAAGTAGTATCATGTCACTCTCTGGTTTTGGTTCGGCTTTCGAGATGCCAGCCTTGCGAGGGAAAGGAGCTGAACTTTTCGCCAAGAGGCAATCTAGAATGGAGAAGTACGTTGTGGATTCCACCACCGTACAGTCCAATAAGGCAAGACCATCTTCACCATCCCCTTCTTTGTCAAACTCGTGGAAATATTCACCCAATTGCCGGGCTCCCCCTCCGTTGGCATACAATCCGATTCATTCACCATCATATCCTCCCGGTGCTATCAAGCAGCCTCCTTCCTCCAGCCCTTCgataaaaaacaagaacaaaagcaAAGAGAAAGATAAACCTGCCACAAAACCTCTACATGCCATTGATGTCATGAAGCATCAACCCTATCAGCTGATTTCCTCTCTTTTTACTTACGGTCCAGCAGCAGAGAAGCTCGCTGCAGAAAAGGGGGCAGCTGAAAAGCTCGCTGCTCAAAATGCAGCTGAGGCTCAGGCCCAGGCCCAAATTCAAACCCAAGCATTAGGTCCTCCAAATCAGAACCAGCAAATTACATATAATCAAGGTCCTCCCCCTTATGGCTTCATGCCACAACATGCCCAGCAACCTTATGGGATAGCTGATCAGTCACCCCCTATGCATGATGGCCCTTACCACCAAGTGCCTCCTAGTACATATCAGCCTGTCCTTAATAATTATCAACAGCAACAGCATCAAGTTCCATATCAACAAGAATACAACCCCCAACAAGCATACCAACAGCTTCATTTAAGTCCTTACCAACAAGCTCCAAGTCCTCCCTACCAACAGCCTTCTCCACCCTCTTATCAGACAGGCCCTAATCCAGTATATCCAGCTGGTCCTGCACTGTCTTGCCAACCAGCCCTTAGTTCCTATACTGTACCTACTGTACCAACCTTCCCAGTAGCAGCAAGGGCTGATTCTGTCACAGGGGGCAGTATTGCGGTTGCTCCGAAGCCCAAATTTTCAGCCAAAAAGAGTGCTGCCCAGGTGTGGAAGCCAAGCACTGctgaaaatgctgaaaaatag
- the sec24d gene encoding protein transport protein Sec24D, translated as MMSQQGYVATPPYSQAQAGMGGYTTGFGNPPPQSHYGVYGSPPQAYSTAPTGVLKPPASPSGMPPPPTSSQYGAHIQQNGAHSFRHPPVASAPSMSPYGQPPQTAYQSMAQAPPPTQHMTNQMSAMTQAPPPAQQLTNQMSAMNIAGYGPRPMHAPQSPSSAAAPQPFQTPPPPAMGHPSLSPLGQQPPSMGSMGMAGPPGPGVTLGGSVHHQALGPQSYPQQPGPFGGQMAGPQMAGPQTGAFPGGFPGGPAQMAGPPQKKLDPDSIPSTTQVSEDDQARRGGQVYATNIRGQVPPLVTTNFTVQDQGNASPRFMRCTTYSFPCTADLAKQCKVPLAAVIKPFATLPKNETPLYIVNHGEVGPIRCNRCKAYMCPYMQFIDGGRRYQCAFCSCVNEVPVQYFQHLDHMGRRMDLYERPELSLGSYEFVATLDYCRNNKPPNPPAYIFMIDVSYTNIKSGLVRLICQELKTLLDRLPKEEGADSSVIKVGFVTYNKILHFYNVKSALAQPQMMVVSDVAEMFVPLLDGFLVNFQESRAVINNLLDQIPDMFAETNESETVFAPVIQAGVEALKAAECSGKLFIFHSSIPTAEAPGKLKNRDDRKLVGTEKEKTLFQSQRGVYEQLVKDCVAQGCCVDLFLFPNQYVDMATMGDVPTHTGGSVYKYSNFQVDVDGRYFLNDLRRDVEKSIGFDAIMRVRTGTGFRATDFFGTVYMNNTTDVEMAAVDCDNAVTVEFKHDDTLSEESGAVLQCALLYTTVSGERRLRIHNLSLNCTSQLSELYKSCETDALINFFAKSAYQAMLSQPLKTVREILVNQTAHMLACYRKNCASPSAASQLILPDAMKVFPVYMNSLLKTPSLVGSGELSTDDRAFYRLMVMAMGVEETQVLLYPRLIPLHNMDVSSESIPQAVRCSEERLSETGVFLLENGLFMFLWLGQACPPDLIQNLFNVPSVGHLATEGQTSLPALDNPHSRKLHSIISSISQQRAKSTKLLIVKQKDRGETSFRQHLVEDKGLHGGASYMDFLCFVHREIRQLLT; from the exons ATGATGAGTCAGCAGGGTTATGTTGCTACCCCTCCATACTCCCAGGCCCAGGCTGGAATGGGGGGATACACTACTGGCTTTGGAAACCCCCCACCTCAGTCCCATTATGGGGTCTATGGATCTCCACCACAAGCTTATTCTACCGCTCCTACAG GTGTGCTGAAACCACCTGCTTCTCCTTCTGGAATGCCCCCACCACCAACATCCAGCCAGTACGGAGCGCACATTCAGCAGAATGGTGCCCACAG TTTTCGACATCCTCCTGTTGCCTCCGCTCCCTCCATGTCTCCTTACGGGCAGCCTCCTCAAACCGCTTATCAAAGCATGGCACAAGCTCCACCCCCAACTCAACAtatgaccaatcaaatgagtgCTATGACACAAGCTCCTCCTCCAGCTCAACAgctgaccaatcaaatgagtgCCATGAACATTGCAGGTTATG GCCCAAGGCCCATGCACGCCCCCCAGTCCCCCTCCAGCGCAGCGGCACCCCAACCATTTCAAACACCCCCACCACCAGCAATGGGACATCCTTCACTGTCTCCCCTAGGACAACAGCCACCCTCAATGGGATCAATGGGAATGGCTGGCCCACCTGGACCAGGTGTTACTCTGGGGGGAAGCGTCCACCACCAAGCACTTGGACCCCAAAGCTATCCACAGCAACCAG GCCCATTTGGTGGACAAATGGCAGGACCGCAGATGGCAGGCCCACAAACAGGTGCTTTCCCAGGAGGCTTCCCTGGAGGTCCAGCCCAAATGGCAGGCCCGCCTCAAAAGAAGCTAGACCCTGATTCTATTCCAAGCACG ACGCAAGTGAGTGAAGATGACCAGGCTAGAAGAGGAGGTCAGGTGTATGCTACAAACATCAGAGGTCAGGTGCCTCCACTGGTCACCACAAATTTTACCGTACAGGATCAAG GAAATGCCAGCCCAAGGTTCATGCGATGCACAACATATTCCTTCCCATGCACGGCTGATCTCGCAAAGCAGTGCAAAGTTCCTCTGGCTGCGGTTATTAAACCATTTGCcactttgcccaaaaatgaG ACGCCTCTGTACATTGTAAATCATGGTGAGGTCGGACCAATCCGCTGCAATCGCTGTAAGGCCTATATGTGCCCTTACATGCAGTTTATTGATGGAGGACGACGGTACCAGTGTGCCTTCTGCAGCTGTGTCAATGAAG TTCCAGTGCAGTATTTTCAACATCTGGACCATATGGGGAGAAGAATGGATCTGTATGAGAGACCAGAACTGTCGTTGGGCTCTTATGAGTTCGTTGCCACACTGGATTACTGCAGG AACAATAAGCCTCCAAACCCTCCTGCCTACATCTTCATGATCGACGTCTCCTACACCAACATCAAGAGTGGACTTGTCCGACTAATATGCCAAGAGTTGAAGACGTTGCTTGACCGACTTCCCAA AGAGGAGGGAGCAGATAGCTCAGTCATCAAAGTGGGCTTCGTCACATATAACAAGATTTTGCACTTCTACAATGTGAAGAGCGCTCTGGCACAACCACAGATGATGGTGGTCTCTGATGTGGCCGAGATGTTTGTACCACTGCTCGACGGATTCCTAGTCAACTTCCAGGAGTCCCGGGCTGTTATCAACAA TCTGCTGGATCAAATCCCTGACATGTTCGCTGAGACCAATGAGAGCGAGACTGTTTTTGCACCCGTCATTCAAGCTGGTGTCGAGGCACTGAAG GCTGCTGAATGCAGTGGGAAACTCTTcatcttccactcctccatccCAACAGCAGAGGCTCCGGGAAAACTCAAGAACAGAGATGACAGAAAACTAGTTGGCACGGAAAAAGAGAAG ACTCTGTTCCAGTCTCAGCGGGGTGTGTATGAACAGCTGGTTAAAGATTGTGTAGCACAGGGTTGTTGTGTCGACCTCTTCCTGTTTCCCAATCAGTATGTGGATATGGCCACCATGGGTGACGTGCCCACGCATACTGGGGGCTCGGTCTACAAGTACAGCAACTTCCAG gTGGATGTTGATGGTCGGTATTTTCTTAATGATCTCAGGAGAGATGTGGAGAAGTCCATAGGATTTGATGCCATCATGCGTGTCCGGACTGGCACAG GCTTCAGGGCCACAGATTTCTTTGGCACGGTCTACATGAACAACACCACCGATGTGGAAATGGCCGCGGTGGATTGTGACAACGCGGTGACTGTCGAGTTTAAGCACGACGACACGCTCAGCGAGGAGTCCGGGGCTGTTTTACAG TGTGCACTGCTGTATACCACCGTGAGCGGAGAGAGACGCCTGCGAATCCACAACCTCAGTCTGAACTGCACCTCCCAGCTGTCTGAACTTTACAAAAGCTGCGAGACAGACGCCCTCATCAATTTCTTTGCCAAGTCAG CCTATCAGGCCATGCTCAGCCAGCCACTGAAGACGGTGAGGGAAATCCTGGTCAACCAGACCGCTCACATGCTGGCCTGCTACAGAAAGAACTGTGCCAGTCCCTCAGCTGCCAGCCAG CTAATCCTGCCGGATGCGATGAAGGTGTTCCCTGTCTACATGAACAGTCTGTTGAAGACTCCATCTCTAGTAGGCAGCGGTGAGCTCTCCACAGACGACAGGGCCTTCTACAGACTCATGGTTATGGCTATGGGAGTGGAGGAGACGCAGGTCCTGCTGTACCCACGGCTCATCCCACTG CACAATATGGATGTGAGCAGCGAGTCTATACCACAAGCGGTGCGCTGTTCTGAGGAGCGACTCAGTGAGACGGGCGTCTTCCTGCTGGAGAACGGCCTCTTTATGTTCCTCTGGTTGGGACAGGCATGCCCGCCCGACCTGATCCAAAATCTCTTCAATGTGCCATCTGTGGGCCATCTGGCGACAGAAGGA CAGACATCATTACCTGCGCTGGATAATCCTCATTCCAGGAAACTTCATTCAATCATCTCCAGCATTTCCCAGCAGAGGGCCAAATCCACGAAG